From a region of the Pleuronectes platessa chromosome 22, fPlePla1.1, whole genome shotgun sequence genome:
- the dhx57 gene encoding putative ATP-dependent RNA helicase DHX57, whose amino-acid sequence MSARRRGGQPNRGGGKFNKPRGGARGRGRGGGGGGGGGGGAGRKGGAERWDDDDDGDFSLDFGPSHSSRPQKQRGAGSRAGGSRAGGRVGGRDGGRGGGKDGGRGRGGRGRKDLNGRSDGKSTGFPKTLPSSLARTRMSPKPADSSRLEVSSMPLQKIFMNNENQEQLKELLRDLQAQDSYDPYDEEGSDYSGEEADEEEYDELDHRDEGQFWNTNDEPVERAESPSYDTESDDERPPLVPMISLFAIAKLCRFGFDRERSKLALESCGGDFGATLEQLLHQVFSERYGQKAVSPDNLKGVPMDECFSQRQEEALVLTAIFGDRFSERISNAVWVVSLDLSFLPVNNGKKRESQGGGRPVHIRDVCRFFLKGQGCRFGNKCKFKHQLPDKGRSGSPDPTGPSQPGFSSYSPPEYELEIRFPKGNRYPFQAPIVAFSTNNESIGAPGRLSVTERLFEEALSSAKSSEPVVYNLTTLCEDEAMMMELLAVSHHKYSTPPPVLSVPPPSLAIAKSKSVRSSTAEESRSSSSSSNNHSHSRRSAPSNNQRPLDLKENVEVEELDEGDEDEENEAVPVVTESYINLRKKMVTKHNPRLDNVLQENGKLCREFNMKKSSRRFRSMLEQRRSLPAWQEKENILDILDRCQVLVVSGMTGCGKTTQIPQFILDASLSGPAGQVANIICTQPRRISAISVAQRVAQERAEKLGNSVGYQIRLESVRTSATRLLYCTTGVLLRRLEGEADLKGITHVIVDEVHERTEESDFLLLVLKDLIVQRQDLKIILMSATLNANLFSQYFYGCPSIHIPGRTFPVDQFYLEDALTKTGYVIEDGSPYMRSGKQNMSGGRTSKVEPRNMVDDLGDDMWNFMSFSRKDTVKDSIPDQQLSLQDLTVRYRDTKKSVLKTMSAMDLDKINMDLVESLLEWIVDGKHNYPPGAVLVFLPGLAEIKTLYEQLQSNRMFNNRGTSRCVVYPLHSTLSNEEQERVFSRPPQGTTKIIISTNIAETSVTIDDVVYVIDSGKMKEKRYDASKSMESLEDSWVSRANALQRKGRAGRVASGVCFHLFTSHCFQHQLSEQQLPEIQRVPLEQLSLRIKILDVFAEQNLESVFTRLIEPPEMGSLEAARQRLQDLGALTADEMLTPLGYHLACLPVDVRIGKLILFGAIFRCLDPALTIAASLAFKSPFMSPWDKRDEANERKLAFAVNNSDHLALLQAYKGWCSAAKISKGAGFAYCRENFLSWRGLQEMASLKRQFAELLSDIGFIKEGLRARFIERMSSNGSDGVLEATGHEANLNSDNIRLMSAMLCAALYPNVVQVRAPQGNFKMTSKGAMKMQPKANELRYMTKDDGCVHMHPSSVNYLVRHYNSPYLVYHEKVKTSRIFIRDCSMVSVYPLVLFGGGQINMELFKGEYIISLDDGWIRFAASSQQVAELVKELRLELDQLLEDKIRNPNMDLCNCPRGSGIIRMIVNLITTQ is encoded by the exons atgAGTGCGAGGAGAAGAGGCGGACAGCCAAACAGAGGAGGGGGCAAATTTAACAAGCCAAGAGGAGGTGCAAGAGGTCGTGGacgtggtggtggaggaggtggaggtggcggTGGAGGTGCTGGTAGGAAAGGTGGAGCAGAGCGGTGGGACGATGACGACGATGGTGATTTTAGCCTTGATTTTGGACCTTCTCATTCCAGCAG ACCTCAGAAACAACGAGGCGCTGGCAGCCGTGCTGGTGGAAGCCGTGCTGGTGGCAGGGTAGGAGGCAGGGATGGAGGAAGGGGTGGAGGCAAggatggaggcagaggaaggggagggaggggacgaAAGGATCTAAACGGCAGAAGCGATGGGAAAAGTACAGGCTTTCCTAAAACTCTCCCGAGCTCCCTGGCGAGAACCAGGATGAGCCCAAAACCAGCGGATAGCAGCAGGTTGGAGGTGAGCTCCATGCCCTTGCAAAAGATTTTCATGAACAATGAGAACCAAGAACAGCTCAAGGAGCTGCTGCGGGACCTGCAGGCACAAGACTCTTATGACCCCTATGA tGAAGAAGGTTCAGATTATTCGGGGGAAGAAGCTGATGAGGAGGAATATGATGAGTTGGATCATCGTGATGAAGGCCAGTTTTGGAACACTAATGATGAGCCTGTGGAGAGAGCAGAGAGTCCATCGTATGACACAGAGTCTGATGATGAACGGCCTCCCCTTGTACCTATGATCTCTTTATTTGCCATTGCCAAACTCTGCAG GTTTGGGTTTGACAGGGAACGCAGTAAGCTGGCTCTCGAATCTTGTGGGGGGGATTTTGGGGCCACCTTGGAACAGCTCCTCCACCAGGTCTTCAGTGAGCGCTACGGCCAGAAAGCAGTGTCCCCTGACAACCTCAAGGGAGTGCCTATGGATGAGTGTTTCAGCCAGAGGCAGGAGGAAGCTCTGGTTCTCACTGCAATTTTTGGTGACCGCTTCAGTGAGCGCATTAGTAATGCAGTATGGGTAGTGAGCCTGGACCTCTCATTCCTCCCAGTCAACAATGGCAAGAAGCGGGAGAGTCAAGGTGGTGGAAGACCTGTTCACATCCGTGACGTCTGCAGATTCTTCCTGAAAGGGCAAGGCTGCCgctttggaaataaatgcaagTTCAAACACCAACTTCCTGACAAAGGGAGGTCTGGTTCCCCAGACCCAACGGGCCCAAGTCAGCCTGGATTCAGCAGCTATTCTCCTCCAGAGTATGAACTGGAAATCCGTTTCCCCAAAGGAAATCGTTACCCATTTCAGGCACCGATAGTCGCCTTCAGCACCAACAATGAATCTATCGGAGCCCCGGGGAGGCTCAGCGTGACCGAGAGATTATTTGAAGAGGCACTCTCTTCAGCAAAGAGCAGCGAGCCTGTTGTTTACAATCTGACTACCTTGTGTGAAGATGAAGCTATGATGATGGAGCTGCTGGCTGTCAGTCACCACAAATACAGCACACCTCCGCCTGTTTTGTCGgttcctcccccctctctcgccATAGCTAAGAGTAAGAGTGTGAGGAGCAGTACAGCAGAGGAAAGCCggagtagtagtagcagtagtaataATCACTCTCACAGCAGAAGGAGTGCTCCATCCAACAACCAAAGACCATTAGATT TGAAAGAGAACGTGGAGGTAGAGGAGTTGGACGagggagatgaagatgaagaaaacgAGGCTGTTCCTGTTGTTACCGAGAGTTACATCAATCTGAGGAAGAAGATGGTGACTAAGCACAACCCAAGGTTAGACAACGTACTGCAGGAAAACGGCAAGCTGTGTCGAGAGTTCAACatgaaaaag TCATCCAGGCGCTTCAGGTCCAtgctggagcagaggaggagcctgCCGGCTTGGCAAGAAAAAGAGAACATCCTCGACATTTTGGACCGGTGTCAGGTGCTGGTGGTCAGCGGGATGACAGG GTGTGGTAAGACCACCCAGATCCCTCAGTTTATTCTGGACGCCTCATTAAGTGGTCCAGCTGGTCAGGTGGCCAACATCATCTGTACCCAACCACGCCGTATTTCTGCCATCTCTGTGGCCCAGAGAGTGGCACAGGAGCGAGCAGAGAAACTGGGCAACTCCGTGGGATATCAGATCCGTCTGGAGAGCGTCCGG ACGTCTGCAACGAGACTCCTGTACTGCACTACAGGTGTGTTACTGAGGAGACTCGAGGGAGAGGCCGACCTCAAAGGCATCACGCACGTCATTGTGGATGAGGTGCATGAGCGCACGGAGGAGAG tGACTTCCTGTTGTTGGTGCTCAAAGACCTGATTGTTCAGAGACAAGACTTGAAGATCATTCTCATGAGTGCCACACTTAATGCCAACCTCTTTTCTCAATACTTTTACGGGTGTCCCTCTATCCATATACCAG GGCGAACTTTTCCTGTTGACCAGTTTTATCTGGAAGATGCCTTGACTAAAACTGG TTATGTCATTGAGGATGGCAGCCCTTACATGCGCTCAGGGAAACAAAATATGTCTGGTGGACGAACGAGCAAAGTAGAGCCGAGGAACATGGTGGACGACTTGGGTGACGACATGTGGAACTTCATGTCCTTCAGTAGGAAGGACACTGTCAAAGACTCGATCCCAGACCAGCAGCTCAGCCTGCAGGACCTTACGGTCAGATACAGAG ATACTAAGAAGTCTGTGCTGAAGACGATGTCTGCGATGGACCTGGACAAGATCAACATGGACCTGGTGGAGAGTCTGCTGGAGTGGATTGTAGATGGAAAACACAACTACCCTCCAG GTGCAGTGCTTGTGTTCTTGCCAGGCCTGGCTGAGATCAAGACGCTTTATGAACAGCTCCAGTCCAACAGAATGTTCAACAACAGGGGGACAAGCAG GTGTGTGGTGTACCCACTCCACTCAACCTTGTCCAACGAGGAGCAGGAGCGAGTTTTCAGTCGGCCACCTCAGGGCACCACAAAGATTATCATCTCCACCAACATCGCAGAGACCTCTGTCACCATTGACGACGTGGTATATGTGATCGACTCTGGCAAGATGAAGGAGAAAAG GTATGATGCATCGAAAAGCATGGAGAGCCTGGAGGACTCATGGGTTTCACGGGCCAACGCACTGCAGAGGAAGGGTCGAGCGGGTCGCGTGGCCTCAGGAGTCTGCTTCCACCTCTTCACCAGTCACTGCTTCCAACACCAGCTGTCGGAGCAACAGCTGCCGGAGATCCAGAGAGTGCCTCTGGAGCAGCTCTCCCTCAG GATCAAAATCCTGGATGTGTTTGCTGAACAGAATTTGGAGTCGGTCTTCACTCGGCTCATCGAACCCCCGGAGATGGGAAGCTTGGAAGCAGCCAGGCAGCGCCTGCAGGACCTGGGAGCTTTAACTGCAGATGAGATGCTGACCCCGCTGGGCTACCACCTGGCCTGCCTTCCCGTTGACGTGCGTATCGGGAAACTGATTCTATTTGGTGCCATCTTCCGCTGCCTCGACCCGGCGCTCACCATCGCTGCCAGCCTTGCCTTCAAATCACCTTTT ATGTCTCCATGGGATAAGCGAGACGAAGCCAATGAGAGGAAATTGGCCTTCGCGGTGAACAACAGCGACCATCTTGCTTTGTTACAAGCATATAAG GGATGGTGCTCTGCTGCAAAAATCAGTAAAGGGGCCGGCTTTGCTTACTGCAGGGAAAACTTCCTGTCATGGCGAGGCTTACAG GAGATGGCCAGTCTGAAGAGGCAGTTTGCTGAGTTGCTGTCCGACATCGGCTTCATCAAGGAGGGACTGAGGGCCAGGTTTATAGAGCGCATGTCCTCTAATGGCTCTGATGGTGTTCTAGAGGCCACTGGCCATGag GCAAACCTGAACTCAGACAACATTCGGCTGATGTCTGCCATGCTGTGTGCTGCCCTCTATCCCAACGTGGTCCAG GTACGAGCTCCTCAGGGAAACTTCAAGATGACCAGCAAAGGAGCGATGAAGATGCAGCCTAAAGCCAACGAGCTTCGCTACATGACCAAGGACGACGGCTGCGTCCACATGCACCCCTCATCTGTCAACTACTTG GTTCGTCACTACAACAGCCCCTACCTGGTTTACCATGAGAAGGTGAAAACGAGCCGCATCTTCATCAGGGACTGCAGCATGGTGTCCGTTTACCCGCTGGTGCTGTTTGGAGGCGGTCAGATCAACATGGAGCTATTCAAGGGAGAGTACATCATCTCTCTGGACGACGGATGGATCCGATTTGCTGCCTCTTCTCAGCAG GTGGCCGAGTTGGTGAAGGAGCTGCGCCTGGAGCTGGACCAGCTGCTCGAGGACAAGATCAGGAACCCAAACATGGACCTGTGCAACTGCCCCCGCGGCTCCGGCATCATCCGCATGATTGTCAACCTCATCACCACACAGTAG
- the LOC128428834 gene encoding small lysine-rich protein 1, giving the protein MPTKSRKSRSHSSSPAKKTGGLKTPKKRSSSAKTTKTEGDIFSLAARENVYYISHNAVDCLAFRGFGWPNAKKKKKGKKKGTKRKKKK; this is encoded by the exons ATG CCCACCAAATCCAGGAAATCAAGGTCCCACAGTTCTAGTCCTGCCAAGAAGACCGGCGGTCTAAAAACGCCTAAAAAGAGGTCGTCCAGTGCCAAGACCACCAAGACAGAGGGGGACATATTCAGTCTAGCAGCCAGGGAGAACGTCTACTACATCTCCCACAATGCAGTGGACTGTCTGGCATTCAGAGGCTTTGGGTGGCCAAATgcgaaaaaaaagaagaaagggaagaagaaggGAACAAAACGGAAGAAGAAAAAGTAG
- the morn2 gene encoding MORN repeat-containing protein 2 — protein MVTAVNGIFHASDNREDVIKVSFIFPNGDRYEGEAFKSASGVMVRTGVGKQTTANWIIYTGEWLEDKMHGKGTLQYPSGVMYEGELKANMFHGMGTYTFQDGSNYKGQFLENRMEGEGAFTNTQGVVWTGEFHGKAALGLMMQHNV, from the exons ATGGTAACAGCAGTCAACGGAATCTTCCATGCCTCTGATAACA gggAAGACGTGATCAAGGTTTCCTTCATCTTTCCAAATGGAGACAGATATG AAGGGGAGGCCTTCAAGTCAGCCTCTGGAGTAATGGTGAGAACTGGTGTTGGTAAACAGACCACAGCAAATTGGATCATATACACCGGAGAGTGGCTAGAGGACAAG ATGCACGGCAAAGGCACCCTGCAGTATCCCTCTGGAGTCATGTACGAAGGAGAATTAAAAGCCAACATGTTCCACGGCATGGGGACATATACTTTCCAAGATGGCTCCAATTACAAAGGTCAATTTCTCGAGAACAG gatggagggagaaggagctTTCACTAACACACAAGGCGTGGTTTGGACGGGAGAGTTTCACGGCAAAGCAGCGCTGGGCCTGATGATGCAGCACAACGTTTAG